The Methanocella arvoryzae MRE50 genome includes a region encoding these proteins:
- the hemL gene encoding glutamate-1-semialdehyde 2,1-aminomutase produces the protein MKQDHSAQLYDEAKSLFPGGVSSPVRAIKPFPFFTKSASGSHITDVDGNEYIDCCLAYGPLILGHGHPAVKEAITKQLENGCLYGTPSEIEVKYGKLIQKYYPGMQKLRFVNTGTEATMGAIRAARGFTGRDKIVKIEGGFHGAHDAVLVKAGSGATTIGVPDSLGVPVDVVKNTLQVPYNDIHALEETLEAHKDEIACLIMEPVMGNMGPILPKDMYLRAVRNVTRDYDVLLIFDEVITGFRVSIFGAQGYYGVEPDLTTLGKIAGGGLPIGIFGGRKDIMETVAPQGGVYQAGTYNGNPLSLTAGMATVEVLEKESVHHKVNAKGKALWQSLTDIVRGLRMEGQVTPTGIASMFQLFFGPQPENYEQALKCDKLKFNEFWKHMLQNGVFFPPSQFETNFLSLAHSQADMEQIVTACKKSLAAVK, from the coding sequence TTGAAGCAGGATCATTCAGCGCAGCTATATGACGAGGCGAAGTCACTCTTCCCGGGCGGCGTGTCCAGCCCGGTCAGGGCAATCAAGCCGTTCCCATTCTTCACTAAGTCGGCAAGCGGCAGCCACATCACAGACGTGGACGGCAACGAGTACATAGACTGTTGCCTCGCCTACGGGCCGCTCATCCTCGGCCACGGGCACCCCGCCGTGAAAGAGGCGATCACGAAGCAGCTGGAAAACGGCTGCCTCTACGGCACGCCCAGTGAGATCGAGGTGAAGTACGGTAAACTAATACAGAAGTACTACCCCGGCATGCAAAAGCTGCGGTTCGTGAACACCGGCACCGAAGCCACCATGGGAGCGATAAGAGCGGCCCGGGGTTTCACCGGCAGGGACAAGATCGTCAAGATCGAGGGCGGCTTCCACGGCGCCCATGACGCCGTCTTAGTCAAGGCCGGCTCGGGCGCTACGACCATCGGCGTTCCCGATTCTCTGGGTGTCCCGGTGGACGTGGTGAAGAACACCCTGCAGGTGCCGTACAACGACATCCATGCGCTGGAGGAGACCCTGGAGGCCCATAAAGACGAGATCGCCTGCCTGATCATGGAGCCGGTCATGGGCAACATGGGGCCCATCCTGCCTAAAGACATGTACCTGCGGGCGGTGCGCAACGTGACGAGAGACTACGACGTCCTCCTCATCTTCGACGAGGTCATCACCGGCTTCCGGGTGAGCATTTTCGGCGCACAGGGCTACTACGGCGTCGAGCCCGACCTCACCACCCTGGGCAAGATCGCCGGCGGCGGCCTGCCTATCGGCATTTTCGGCGGACGGAAGGACATCATGGAAACCGTCGCCCCGCAGGGAGGAGTCTACCAGGCTGGCACGTACAACGGCAACCCGCTGTCGCTTACGGCCGGAATGGCCACAGTCGAGGTGCTGGAGAAGGAGAGCGTCCACCACAAGGTGAACGCAAAGGGCAAGGCCCTGTGGCAGTCTTTAACAGATATCGTACGGGGCCTCAGGATGGAGGGCCAGGTCACTCCTACCGGCATCGCCTCCATGTTCCAGCTGTTCTTCGGCCCCCAGCCCGAAAACTACGAGCAGGCCCTCAAGTGCGACAAGCTAAAGTTCAACGAGTTCTGGAAGCACATGCTCCAGAATGGCGTGTTCTTCCCGCCCTCCCAGTTCGAGACCAACTTCCTGTCGCTGGCGCACTCCCAGGCCGATATGGAGCAGATCGTGACAGCGTGCAAGAAGT